A stretch of the Medicago truncatula cultivar Jemalong A17 chromosome 5, MtrunA17r5.0-ANR, whole genome shotgun sequence genome encodes the following:
- the LOC11426925 gene encoding CTL-like protein DDB_G0274487, translated as MTITIMDSSTATNNQEKYRKSGNNNISEVVNMDQKRRWHDVFWLILFVIQLIGVGFVLVILGVNRFKKKNRLDIDKYTYRFMENEAGLTEDYWPLYAVAGGVGTALGWSWLLLLGSRAIQMMKVSVHILTTYLAVISVLCFWAHQFFWGVAFAIGAALQFLYIISVIDRLPFTMLVLQKAVKMVWNLPEVMRVAYAFMAVMLLWMALWSFGAAGVVASSMGDGGRWWLLVVLSVSLFWTGAVLCNTVHVIVSGSLIRVSIHGGCEAASLPTNSIMKSLQYALTTSFGSICYGSLFTAAIRTLRWEIRGIRSKIGKNECLLCCVDFLFHLVETLVRFFNKYAYVQIGVYGKSFNRSARDAWELFQSTGVEALVAYDCSGAVLLMGTILGGLITGTCSGVWAWMKWSDRAFMIGSTSMLMGMILVGVAMVVVESAVTSIYICYAEDPLLIQRWDHEFFNQISETLHQRLQHRSSRAREVLTHDHLDSRIPENA; from the exons ATGACAATTACCATCATGGATTCTTCCACTGCCACCAACAATCAG GAGAAGTATAGAAAAAGTggcaacaacaacatcagtgAAGTGGTGAACATGGACCAAAAAAGGCGTTGGCATGATGTCTTCTGGTTAATACTATTTGTGATCCAATTGATTGGCGTGGGTTTTGTCCTTGTGATTCTTGGCGTTAACAGGTTCAAGAAAAAGAACAGGCTTGACATTGATAAGTACACATACCGGTTCATGGAGAATGAGGCTGGTTTGACAGAGGATTACTGGCCGCTCTATGCTGTCGCTGGCGGCGTTGGAACTGCTCTTGGATGGAGTTGGTTGTTGCTGTTGGGTTCACGCGCAATCCAGATGATGAAGGTGTCTGTCCATATTCTTACCACTTATCTTGCTGTGATCAGTGTTTTGTGTTTCTGGGCTCACCAGTTTTTCTGGGGTGTTGCTTTTGCTATTGGAGCAGCTCTGCAGTTTTTGTATATTATATCTGTCATAGATAG ACTTCCATTTACAATGTTGGTTCTTCAAAAGGCTGTTAAGATGGTATGGAATCTTCCAGAGGTTATGAGAGTCGCATATGCGTTTATGGCTGTCATGCTCTTATGGATGGCATTGTGGTCATTTGGAGCTGCTGGTGTTGTAGCTTCAAGCATGGGCGACGGTGGACGCTGGTGGCTTCTTGTG GTCCTCTCTGTAAGCTTATTTTGGACAGGTGCTGTGCTTTGTAATACAGTACATGTCATAGTGTCTGGGTCACTGATCCGTGTTAGTATCCATGGTGGTTGCGAGGCTGCATCACTTCCGACTAACTCCATAATGAAATCTTTACAGTATGCTTTAACAACATCTTTTGGCAGCATTTGTTATGGCTCATTATTCACAGCTGCTATTAGGACACTGCGATGGGAG ATAAGAGGAATCCGGTCAAAGATAGGCAAGAATGAGTGCTTGCTTTGCTGTGTTGATTTCCTTTTCCATCTTGTGGAGACTCTTGTCAGGTTCTTTAACAAGTATGCGTATGTCCAG ATTGGTGTTTATGGTAAAAGCTTTAACCGTTCTGCAAGAGATGCCTGGGAGTTATTTCAATCAACGGGAGTTGAAGCACTTGTGGCGTATGATTGTTCAGGTGCTGTGCTGTTAATGGGAACCATTTTAGGTGGGCTGATAACTGGAACTTGCTCCGGTGTTTGGGCATGGATGAAGTGGAGTGATAGAGCTTTTATGATTGGATCCACATCTATGCTCATGGGCATGATATTG GTTGGAGTGGCAATGGTTGTGGTGGAAAGTGCAGTGACATCCATATATATCTGTTATGCGGAAGACCCATTATTGATTCAGAGATGGGACCATGAGTTTTTCAACCAGATTTCCGAGACATTGCACCAGCGACTTCAACATAGGAGCTCACGTGCAAGGGAAGTTTTAACCCACGATCACCTTGATTCTCGTATACCAGAAAATGCCTAA
- the LOC11435900 gene encoding ATP-dependent Clp protease adapter protein CLPS1, chloroplastic, which yields MKSAICRSMGLSPNHLFISGDRYSFCKGPYSNLCVPMAVLTKGSGKGGGILEKPVIEKATPGRESEFDLKKSRKTAPPYRVILHNDNFNKREYVVQVLMKVIPGMTLDNAVNIMQEAHHNGMSVVIICAQADAEDHCMQLRGNGLLSSIEPAGDGC from the exons ATGAAGAGTGCGATTTGTAGGAGTATGGGTCTCTCTCCCAACCATCTCTTCATATcag GGGACAGATATTCTTTTTGTAAAGGCCCATATTCCAATCTCTGTGTTCCCATGGCTGTGTTAACAAAGGGATCTGGTAAAGGGGGAGGAATCCTGGAAAAGCCAGTTATTGAGAAAGCCACCCCAGGCCGGGAATCTGAATTTGATTTGAA GAAATCACGGAAAACAGCGCCGCCATATCGTGTAATATTGCACAATGACAACTTCAACAAACGGGAGTATGTTGTCCAAGTACTTATGAAGGTGATCCCTGGAATGACCCTTGATAATGCAGTTAACATCATGCAAGAAGCTCACCACAATGGAATGTCAGTGGTGATCATCTGTGCCCAAGCCGACGCTGAAGATCATTGTATGCAACTTAGAGGCAATGGATTACTCAGTTCAATTGAACCTGCAGGTGATGGTTGCTGA
- the LOC11435898 gene encoding lysine histidine transporter-like 6, protein MVSATSSLPSKEEVELEQKWVDNGNSRNAKWWYSTFHTVTAMIGAGVLSLPYAMAYLGWIPGTLMLLLSWSLTLNTMWQMIQLHECVPGTRFDRYVDLGKHAFGPKLGPWIVLPQQLIVQIGCNIVYMVIGGKCLKKFMEIACTNCTQLKQSYWILIFGAIHFFLSQLPNFNSVASVSLAAAVMSLSYSTIAWVACLAKGRVENVSYSYKGTSTSDLIFRIFNALGQISFAFAGHAVALEIQATIPSTPEKPSKIPMWKGAIGAYVINAICYFPVALIGYWAFGRDVEDNVLMSLERPAWLIASANLMVFIHVVGSYQVYAMPVFDLIERMMIKKWNFPPGLPLRLVARSSFVAFTLFIGVTFPFFGDLLGFFGGFGFAPTSYFLPSIMWLIIKKPKRFSINWFINWAAIYIGVCIMLASTIGGFRNIIADSSSYSFYT, encoded by the exons ATGGTTTCAGCTACTTCTTCTCTCCCTTCTAAGGAG GAAGTAGAGTTGGAGCAAAAATGGGTCGACAATGGGAATTCTCGCAATGCGAAATGGTGGTACTCAACTTTCCATACCGTGACCGCAATGATAGGTGCAGGTGTTCTCAGCCTTCCCTATGCCATGGCATATctaggatg GATTCCGGGGActttaatgttgttgttatcATGGAGCCTGACCTTAAACACAATGTGGCAAATGATTCAGCTCCATGAGTGTGTTCCTGGTACTCGATTTGATCGTTATGTTGATCTGGGTAAACATGCTTTTGGACCAAAACTTGGACCCTGGATTGTGTTGCCACAACAACTAATAGTTCAAATTGGGTGTAATATTGTGTACATGGTCATTGGAGGGAAGTGTCTAAAGAAGTTCATGGAGATTGCATGCACCAATTGCACACAACTCAAACAATCTTActggattttgatttttggtgCCATTCATTTCTTTCTGTCTCAGCTTCCCAATTTCAACTCTGTTGCCTCAGTTTCTTTAGCAGCAGCTGTGATGTCACTAAg CTATTCAACTATAGCCTGGGTAGCTTGCTTAGCCAAAGGTAGGGTTGAGAATGTGAGCTATTCATACAAAGGAACAAGCACAAGTGACTTAATATTCCGAATCTTCAATGCACTTGGTCAAATTTCATTTGCATTTGCTGGCCATGCAGTAGCACTTGAAATTCAAGCAACAATTCCATCAACACCTGAGAAACCATCAAAAATACCAATGTGGAAAGGTGCTATTGGTGCCTATGTCATAAATGCAATATGTTATTTCCCAGTTGCACTTATTGGATATTGGGCATTTGGAAGAGATGTTGAAGATAATGTGCTTATGTCACTTGAAAGACCAGCTTGGCTCATTGCCTCTGCTAACTTGATGGTATTCATTCATGTTGTTGGAAGTTATCAAGTTTATGCTATGCctgtttttgatttgattgagAGGATGATGATCAAAAAATGGAATTTTCCTCCTGGATTGCCTCTCAGACTTGTTGCTAGATCTTCTTTTGTAG CTTTTACACTTTTTATTGGGGTTACATTCCCTTTCTTTGGCGATCTTCTTGGCTTCTTTGGTGGATTTGGTTTTGCTCCCACTTCATATTTT CTTCCTAGTATAATGTGGCTAATAATCAAGAAACCAAAGAGATTTAGCATCAACTGGTTCATAAATTGG GCTGCCATATACATTGGTGTGTGCATTATGCTGGCATCCACTATTGGTGGCTTCAGGAATATCATTGCTGATTCATCATCATATAGCTTCTACACCTAA